One window of the Vicia villosa cultivar HV-30 ecotype Madison, WI unplaced genomic scaffold, Vvil1.0 ctg.002727F_1_1, whole genome shotgun sequence genome contains the following:
- the LOC131639653 gene encoding secreted RxLR effector protein 161-like, with the protein MNGCKPVDIPLVVNEKLKKEDGGRLVDASMYRSLVGSLFYLTATRPDLMFAASLVSRFMSKPSHLHLGAAKRVLRYVMGTMEHGIRFEKNSKLEIKGYCDSDWAGSVDDMKRTSGYVFSLGSGVISWCSKKQDTIAQSSAEAEYLAGGLTTQQSLWLRRILDDIGEKQEESLLLHCDNKQ; encoded by the coding sequence ATGAATGGCTGCAAACCTGTTGATATTCCTTTAGTggtgaatgaaaaattaaaaaaggaagaTGGTGGAAGATTAGTAGATGCAAGCATGTATAGAAGTTTGGTTGGAAGCTTGTTTTATCTAACAGCTACACGACCCGACTTAATGTTCGCTGCTAGTTTAGTCtcaaggttcatgagtaaaccaagTCATTTACATCTTGGAGCAGCAAAACGAGTTCTAAGGTATGTCATGGGAACCATGGAGCATGGAATCAGGTTTGAAAAAAATTCTAAACTCGAAATTAAAGGCTACTGTGACAGTGATTGGGCTGGAAGTGTTGATGACATGAAAAGAACTTCTGGTTATGTGTTCAGCCTAGGTTCAGGAGTAATTTCTTGGTGTTCGAAGAAACAAGACACTATAGCGCAATCTTCAGCTGAAGCAGAATATTTGGCAGGTGGTTTGACTACACAACAATCATTGTGGTTGAGAAGAATACTTGACGATATCGGAGAAAAGCAAGAAGAAAGTCTGCTGCTTCACTgtgacaataagcaatag
- the LOC131639654 gene encoding WD-40 repeat-containing protein MSI4-like — translation MDFKACFLVEKAHNADLHYVDWNPHDDNLILTGSADNSVRLFDRRSLTSNGVGSTIHKFEAHKAAVLCVQWSPDKSSVFGSSAEDGLLNIWDYEKVGKKIERSGKTINSPPGLFFQHAGHRDKVVDFHWNAYDPWTIVSVSDDCESTGGGGTLQIWRTSDLLYRPEDEVLAELEKFKSHVVACAAKTDA, via the exons ATGGATTTTAAGGCATGCTTTTTG GTTGAAAAAGCTCACAATGCTGATCTTCACTACGTTGACTGGAATCCCCATGATGATAATCTAATTCTTACTGG GTCGGCAGATAATTCTGTTCGCTTGTTTGATCGGCGCAGTCTCACCTCTAATGGGGTTGGGTCTACTATCCATAAGTTTGAGGCTCATAAAGCCGCTGTTCTTTGTGTTCAG TGGTCTCCAGACAAATCATCTGTATTTGGAAGTTCAGCAGAAGACGGTCTCTTAAACATTTGGGATTATGAGAAG GTTGGTAAAAAGATAGAGCGATCTGGGAAAACAATAAACTCTCCTCCAGGGTTGTTTTTCCAACATGCTGGTCATAG agACAAAGTTGTTGACTTCCACTGGAATGCATATGATCCATGGACAATTGTAAGTGTGTCAGATGATTGTGAAAGCACTGGTGGAGGGGGAACATTGCAG ATATGGCGTACGAGTGATTTGCTCTACAGACCAGAGGATGAGGTTTTGGCAGAGTTGGAGAAATTCAAATCTCACGTGGTGGCTTGTGCTGCAAAAACCGATGCATAA
- the LOC131639650 gene encoding uncharacterized protein LOC131639650, whose protein sequence is MELASWLEAILSGKDKGVVQLMCLMIYNLWWARNLRVFQSKSLTPMEVANMVEDLVFDFNKWNPEVYIKNRIPECNDSKVQGVCIIQVDASVFEEGCISFGCIIRDEHRIVLSACNVKAMNVEVALAETLAIRWSLNLARSKNIKKVLVQSDCLSAVDCINCFSNIAVLEPIATDCRNLCNSFNCASVVFIPRSQNFAAHNLARCGYREGDCMWEGEIPALYVSVSPLN, encoded by the coding sequence ATGGAGCTTGCTTCTTGGTTGGAAGCTATACTCTCGGGGAAAGACAAAGGTGTAGTGCAGCTCATGTGTTTGATGATTTATAACCTGTGGTGGGCTAGAAACCTGAGAGTTTTTCAATCAAAATCCCTCACTCCCATGGAGGTTGCAAATATGGTAGAGGATCTCGTGTTTGATTTCAACAAATGGAATCCGGAGGTGTATATCAAGAACAGAATCCCCGAGTGCAATGACAGCAAGGTGCAGGGAGTGTGTATCATCCAAGTAGACGCTAGTGTTTTTGAAGAGGGATGCATTTCTTTTGGATGCATTATCAGAGATGAACATAGAATCGTATTGTCGGCGTGCAATGTAAAAGCGATGAATGTTGAGGTGGCCCTGGCAGAAACATTGGCAATTAGGTGGAGTTTGAATCTGGCCAGaagtaaaaacataaaaaagGTATTGGTGCAGTCCGATTGTTTATCTGCGGTCGACTGCATAAACTGTTTTTCAAACATTGCTGTTTTAGAACCAATTGCAACTGATTGTAGGAATTTGTGTAATAGTTTTAACTGTGCTTCTGTTGTTTTTATTCCTAGATCACAAAACTTTGCTGCTCATAACCTTGCTAGGTGTGGGTATAGGGAAGGTGACTGTATGTGGGAGGGAGAGATTCCTGCATTATATGTATCTGTTTCTCCTTTAAATTGA